The Carnobacterium divergens genome includes a window with the following:
- a CDS encoding TlyA family RNA methyltransferase, giving the protein MKKERVDILLVEQGLFETREKAKRAIMAGQIYNEKEERLDKPGEKISQESVLKIKGETLRYVSRGGLKLEKALEVFDVDVTDKVMLDIGSSTGGFTDAALQNGATMSYALDVGYNQLAWKLRQDERVEVMERVNFRHSKLEDFTKGQPEFATIDVSFISLRLILPVLKEILKPGGDVLALIKPQFEAGREGVGKKGIVRDPAVHKQVLDDMIQFVVGIGYDVMALDYSPITGGEGNIEFLMHLKWNDKVTGTVNYSVNAESTLASAYERLKK; this is encoded by the coding sequence ATGAAGAAAGAACGAGTGGATATTTTATTAGTCGAACAAGGACTATTTGAAACAAGAGAGAAAGCAAAACGAGCAATTATGGCGGGTCAAATCTACAATGAAAAAGAAGAACGTTTAGACAAACCAGGTGAAAAAATCTCACAAGAGTCTGTTCTGAAAATCAAAGGCGAAACATTGCGTTATGTAAGTCGTGGCGGATTGAAACTTGAAAAAGCTTTAGAAGTATTTGACGTAGATGTAACGGATAAAGTTATGTTAGATATCGGTTCTTCAACGGGTGGATTTACCGATGCGGCTTTACAAAATGGTGCAACAATGAGCTATGCGTTAGATGTTGGTTACAATCAATTGGCTTGGAAGTTAAGACAAGATGAGCGTGTAGAAGTTATGGAGCGCGTTAATTTTAGACACAGCAAATTAGAAGACTTTACCAAAGGTCAACCAGAATTTGCGACAATTGATGTTTCTTTTATTTCTTTGCGTCTGATTTTGCCAGTGCTAAAAGAGATTTTAAAACCAGGTGGCGATGTGCTAGCGCTAATTAAACCACAATTTGAAGCAGGTCGTGAAGGTGTTGGCAAAAAAGGAATCGTTCGTGACCCTGCTGTTCATAAACAAGTATTAGACGATATGATTCAATTTGTAGTTGGGATTGGGTATGATGTAATGGCTCTTGATTATTCACCAATTACTGGTGGTGAAGGCAATATTGAATTTTTAATGCATTTAAAATGGAACGACAAAGTTACTGGAACTGTAAATTATAGCGTTAATGCAGAGTCTACTTTAGCTAGTGCTTACGAGCGTTTAAAAAAATAA
- the ahrC gene encoding transcriptional regulator AhrC/ArgR, whose translation MKKKERHRLLQELIQDNVIEKQEDFVRILEERGIVVTQATISRDIKELHLVKVPSQTGGYRYSMPPDAQYDTSKKLERLVKDAFVSIDMQDYFLVLKTIPGNAYALGSLIDSSSFEGVFGTICGDDTVLIICKSAEAATRIKDHFLHLL comes from the coding sequence ATGAAGAAAAAAGAAAGACATCGGTTATTACAAGAGTTGATTCAGGATAATGTAATTGAAAAACAAGAGGACTTTGTGCGTATATTAGAAGAAAGAGGAATCGTGGTCACACAAGCAACGATTTCACGAGACATCAAAGAACTTCATCTCGTAAAAGTACCCTCACAAACTGGCGGCTATCGCTACAGCATGCCACCAGATGCACAATACGATACATCAAAAAAATTAGAACGATTGGTAAAAGATGCTTTTGTTTCGATTGACATGCAGGATTACTTTCTCGTGTTAAAAACGATTCCAGGAAATGCATATGCATTAGGCTCGTTAATCGATTCTTCAAGTTTTGAAGGTGTCTTTGGAACGATTTGTGGCGACGATACTGTCTTGATTATTTGTAAATCAGCAGAAGCTGCGACAAGAATTAAAGATCATTTTTTACATTTACTATAA
- a CDS encoding ABC transporter permease, with protein MIINILISTFLSLRAHKLRVFLTMVGIIIGITSVVCISTLGAGMKKQVMSANDTNANIMKIQYSMEDEESDGMNYISYKDSDFSFTRVDLKKIKDIKGIDAIYPDYGGAAGGDNIDVNMDYFGAKAGLMATPNTGEVPLAFGRQIESRDANRDVIILDYSVFDNQIKMDKPEEMVNQAVSINGYMYKVIGIKEKFDYNNLSQSESMELDWNTVGSSIVSRASYNELAKSKQIQGINLKLKPDADRQQVLDEAVNRMTEAHPEVKGIFKENDSAQQQQKMMEDAVGGMTGFLMAITAISLLVGGIGVMNIMYVSVTERKREIGIRRAIGAKPRTILLQFLLEAAFITLIGGLIGIALGYGLSKLLGSFVQIIPVMTPQIFIISTVVSIFTGILFGIIPAINAAKMDPIKAIYR; from the coding sequence ATGATTATCAATATTTTAATCAGCACCTTTTTAAGTTTAAGAGCACACAAGCTTCGCGTATTTTTAACAATGGTTGGAATTATTATTGGGATCACATCGGTGGTCTGTATCTCAACTTTAGGTGCCGGGATGAAAAAACAGGTAATGTCAGCTAATGATACCAATGCGAATATTATGAAAATTCAATACAGTATGGAAGACGAAGAATCAGATGGAATGAACTATATTAGTTATAAGGACAGTGATTTTTCTTTTACAAGAGTTGATTTGAAAAAAATAAAAGACATTAAAGGCATTGATGCAATCTATCCAGATTATGGAGGAGCCGCAGGTGGCGACAATATTGATGTCAATATGGACTATTTTGGGGCAAAAGCAGGCTTGATGGCAACGCCTAACACTGGGGAAGTTCCCTTAGCTTTTGGTCGTCAAATCGAATCCAGAGATGCCAATCGTGATGTGATTATTTTAGATTATAGTGTCTTTGATAATCAAATTAAAATGGATAAACCAGAAGAAATGGTGAATCAAGCTGTTTCAATCAATGGTTATATGTACAAGGTAATTGGAATTAAAGAAAAGTTCGATTACAATAACCTTTCTCAAAGCGAAAGCATGGAGTTAGATTGGAATACCGTTGGAAGCAGCATTGTTTCAAGAGCTTCTTATAATGAGTTGGCAAAATCAAAACAAATCCAAGGAATTAATTTGAAATTAAAACCTGATGCGGATCGCCAACAAGTTTTAGATGAAGCCGTTAATAGAATGACCGAAGCCCATCCAGAGGTAAAAGGAATTTTCAAAGAAAACGACAGTGCACAGCAACAACAAAAAATGATGGAAGATGCTGTTGGTGGAATGACAGGATTTTTAATGGCAATTACAGCAATTTCACTTCTTGTTGGTGGGATTGGCGTGATGAATATTATGTATGTTTCGGTAACTGAAAGAAAACGTGAAATTGGGATTAGACGAGCAATTGGAGCTAAACCAAGAACGATTTTACTACAATTCTTACTTGAAGCCGCTTTTATCACTTTAATCGGAGGATTGATAGGAATCGCATTAGGTTATGGTCTATCTAAATTACTAGGATCATTTGTCCAAATAATTCCTGTAATGACGCCTCAAATCTTTATTATTTCAACAGTTGTGTCGATTTTTACTGGGATTCTATTTGGAATTATTCCTGCAATTAATGCAGCAAAAATGGACCCAATCAAAGCAATTTATCGCTAA
- a CDS encoding M20/M25/M40 family metallo-hydrolase, translating to MLINEERLIQRFVDLVKIDSETKQEEAIQPYLKSEFEKLGLEVTEDQTKGETGFGANNLIAVLAGDDSLETIFFSCHMDTVMPGKNIQPIIKDGVIQTDGTTILGADDKAGIAILFELIQTLKESEMVHCPIEFVITVGEESGLVGAKAFDVKQLSANYGFVLDTGGPVGSITVGSPTQYRIEALIKGVTAHAGVAPEKGISAVQIAANAIHHMKLGRIDEETTANIGLISGGTATNIVMDRLEVIAEARSLSKEACENQVNHMKSTFETIASDMGGSAAVLTKKNYDGYRFTKESPVVQVAAKAIMNLGIHPNYQTSGGGSDANIFNGKGKPTTNLSIGYEKIHTVHEYIPTKELKKAAELAYQIVTVVSSK from the coding sequence ATGTTAATCAACGAGGAAAGACTTATTCAACGGTTTGTTGATTTGGTGAAAATCGATTCAGAAACCAAACAAGAAGAAGCGATTCAACCTTATTTAAAATCAGAATTTGAAAAACTAGGATTAGAAGTAACTGAAGATCAAACCAAGGGAGAAACAGGGTTTGGTGCGAACAATCTGATTGCGGTATTAGCTGGAGATGACAGTCTGGAGACGATTTTCTTTTCTTGTCACATGGACACGGTCATGCCAGGAAAAAATATTCAACCTATTATCAAAGATGGTGTGATTCAAACCGATGGAACGACTATCTTGGGTGCAGATGATAAAGCTGGGATTGCGATTTTATTTGAACTCATTCAAACACTAAAGGAATCAGAAATGGTTCATTGTCCAATTGAATTTGTGATTACAGTTGGGGAAGAGAGCGGATTAGTTGGTGCTAAAGCGTTTGACGTTAAGCAACTTTCTGCGAATTACGGATTCGTTCTAGATACAGGTGGTCCAGTTGGAAGCATTACAGTTGGAAGTCCGACTCAATATCGTATCGAAGCCTTGATTAAAGGTGTGACGGCTCATGCGGGAGTAGCTCCTGAAAAAGGAATTTCAGCAGTTCAGATTGCAGCAAATGCCATTCATCATATGAAACTAGGCAGAATTGACGAAGAAACAACAGCAAACATTGGTTTAATCAGTGGTGGGACAGCTACTAATATTGTAATGGATCGCTTAGAAGTGATTGCAGAAGCGCGGTCATTGTCAAAAGAAGCGTGTGAAAATCAAGTGAACCACATGAAATCAACGTTTGAAACGATTGCATCTGACATGGGCGGTTCGGCAGCGGTTTTAACTAAAAAGAATTACGACGGTTACCGATTTACTAAAGAAAGTCCAGTTGTTCAAGTTGCGGCTAAAGCAATTATGAATTTAGGCATTCATCCTAATTATCAAACAAGCGGTGGCGGAAGTGATGCAAATATTTTTAATGGAAAAGGCAAACCAACCACCAACTTATCCATTGGATATGAGAAAATTCATACGGTTCATGAATACATTCCAACTAAGGAATTAAAAAAAGCTGCAGAATTAGCGTATCAAATCGTAACGGTTGTAAGTAGTAAATAA
- the recN gene encoding DNA repair protein RecN, translating into MLQELAIKNFAIIHDLSLSFENGMTVLTGETGAGKSIIIDAVGLLAGGRGSSEFIRHGESKCVLEGLFSLNKEAITFDLLKEYDIDFEDHTVLIQRDIHRNGKNVCRVNGRLVNIATLRLIGETMIDIHGQNEHQELMNPERHLGMLDQFGNETLSRLKGDYHQTYLAYQTAKTTYEKWQNSEQELAQRMDMLAYQTNDIELAELVVGEDDLLEEEKNLLVNYQRIVGALSVSYDALQGEEGSGIDLIGSAMTEMSGIEEIDGKYKQISESISNSYFQLQEAASDILKEMDQLAYDENRLNEIEKRLELIHQMKRKYGDSLAEIMNYYEKITIELSQIQNREDHIYTLTTELKELSEQLTKKGQALSEKRQEIAKELEISIHEQLKELYMEKVIFEVRFLSKETTGKSFNEHGIDQVEFYIATNPGEPLKPLAKVASGGELSRMMLAMKTIFSQNLGITSIIFDEVDTGVSGRVAQAIANKIYLVAVHSQVLCITHLPQVAAMADHHLFISKTVVGERTETHVELLKKPAKVQEIARMLAGTEITKLTLEHAKELLELAKTEKQK; encoded by the coding sequence ATGTTACAAGAACTAGCCATTAAAAATTTCGCGATTATTCACGATTTGTCCTTAAGTTTTGAAAATGGAATGACGGTTTTAACTGGTGAGACGGGTGCCGGTAAATCAATTATCATTGATGCAGTCGGTTTACTAGCAGGGGGAAGAGGCTCAAGTGAGTTTATCCGTCATGGCGAATCTAAATGTGTCCTAGAAGGTTTATTCTCATTAAATAAAGAAGCAATTACGTTTGATTTGTTAAAAGAATATGATATTGATTTTGAAGACCATACCGTTTTGATTCAACGAGACATTCACCGAAATGGGAAAAATGTCTGTCGTGTGAATGGACGCTTAGTCAATATCGCTACCTTACGCTTGATTGGTGAAACGATGATTGACATTCATGGTCAAAATGAGCACCAAGAATTAATGAATCCAGAACGTCACTTAGGAATGCTAGATCAATTTGGTAATGAGACATTAAGTCGCTTAAAAGGAGATTATCATCAAACTTATCTAGCCTACCAAACCGCTAAAACAACTTATGAGAAGTGGCAAAATAGCGAACAAGAATTAGCTCAACGAATGGATATGCTAGCCTATCAAACCAACGACATTGAATTAGCTGAACTAGTTGTTGGAGAAGATGATTTACTAGAAGAAGAAAAAAACTTATTAGTTAATTATCAACGAATTGTTGGTGCCCTTTCAGTTAGCTATGATGCTCTGCAAGGAGAGGAAGGTAGTGGCATCGATTTAATTGGCAGTGCGATGACTGAAATGAGTGGAATTGAAGAAATCGATGGCAAGTACAAACAAATTTCTGAAAGTATTTCCAATAGTTATTTTCAACTACAAGAAGCAGCTAGTGATATTTTAAAAGAAATGGATCAGCTAGCCTATGATGAAAATCGTTTAAATGAAATCGAGAAGAGACTTGAACTGATTCATCAGATGAAACGAAAATATGGTGATTCTTTAGCTGAAATCATGAATTATTATGAAAAAATAACTATTGAATTAAGCCAAATTCAAAATCGAGAAGATCATATCTACACATTAACGACGGAACTCAAAGAATTATCAGAACAATTGACCAAAAAAGGACAAGCATTATCTGAAAAAAGACAAGAAATTGCGAAAGAGCTAGAAATCAGTATTCATGAGCAATTAAAAGAGCTTTATATGGAAAAAGTTATTTTTGAAGTTCGCTTCCTTTCAAAAGAAACAACTGGCAAAAGCTTTAACGAACATGGAATTGACCAAGTCGAATTTTATATTGCAACCAACCCAGGAGAACCCTTAAAACCATTAGCAAAAGTAGCTTCTGGTGGCGAACTTTCCCGTATGATGCTAGCAATGAAAACGATTTTCTCACAAAACTTAGGGATTACCAGCATCATTTTTGATGAAGTGGATACCGGCGTAAGTGGACGAGTAGCACAGGCGATTGCAAATAAAATTTATTTAGTAGCTGTTCATTCACAAGTTTTATGTATTACTCATTTGCCACAAGTTGCAGCAATGGCAGATCATCATCTTTTCATTTCCAAAACGGTCGTGGGAGAGCGAACAGAAACCCATGTTGAGTTGTTAAAAAAACCAGCTAAAGTACAAGAAATTGCCCGAATGCTAGCAGGAACTGAAATTACTAAATTAACTTTAGAACATGCAAAAGAATTACTAGAACTAGCAAAAACCGAAAAACAAAAATAG
- a CDS encoding magnesium transporter CorA family protein, which produces MIQGFRTNGVGELITDNQEISGGWINVNDPTDEEITKLVKTFNFPRDYITSVLDENENSRQEMLKEEDEDAASLIVMQYPHLMIGELGYIEYVTLPISIILTKNTLITASKHTPLFITKMIQNQEGYKIDTTHQEQFVLRLLWHISASYIHFLNDIDDETKKLELQLTKSTKNEQLFALMALQKSLTYFLTAISSNRPILDIMKETDRFSKNAVARSFLHDVIVENEQAETMIHQYREILDQVSNVFSAVVSNNLNNIMKILTSITIVLTIPTIIGGIYGMNVDLPLSQAPNAFWIVLLLMLIISIITAWILKKKNYF; this is translated from the coding sequence ATGATTCAAGGTTTTCGTACAAATGGTGTTGGTGAATTAATTACTGACAATCAAGAAATAAGTGGTGGTTGGATTAATGTAAACGACCCTACTGATGAAGAAATTACTAAGTTAGTTAAAACATTCAATTTTCCAAGAGATTATATTACCAGTGTCTTAGATGAGAATGAAAATTCAAGACAAGAAATGCTAAAAGAAGAAGATGAAGATGCTGCTTCTCTTATTGTTATGCAATACCCTCACTTAATGATTGGTGAATTGGGTTACATCGAGTATGTGACACTTCCTATTTCAATCATTTTAACTAAAAACACCTTGATTACTGCTTCAAAACATACACCCTTATTCATTACAAAAATGATTCAAAACCAAGAAGGGTACAAAATTGACACAACTCATCAAGAGCAATTTGTCTTACGCCTTCTATGGCACATTTCAGCTTCTTATATTCATTTTTTAAATGATATTGATGATGAAACAAAAAAATTAGAGCTACAACTTACGAAGTCAACTAAAAACGAACAGCTTTTTGCTTTGATGGCTTTGCAAAAAAGCTTAACTTACTTCTTAACCGCCATATCTAGCAACCGTCCGATTCTAGATATTATGAAAGAAACCGATCGTTTTAGTAAGAATGCTGTCGCTCGTAGTTTCTTGCATGATGTAATTGTTGAAAATGAACAAGCTGAAACGATGATTCATCAATACCGAGAAATTTTAGATCAAGTTAGTAATGTGTTTTCAGCTGTTGTTTCAAATAATTTAAACAACATTATGAAGATTTTGACCTCTATTACAATTGTTTTAACTATTCCTACTATTATTGGCGGAATTTACGGAATGAACGTTGACTTGCCATTATCCCAAGCTCCAAATGCTTTTTGGATTGTTTTGTTATTGATGTTGATTATTAGCATTATTACAGCTTGGATTTTAAAAAAGAAAAACTATTTTTAA
- a CDS encoding ABC transporter ATP-binding protein: protein MDIEKNEKTPLIVLKEINKYFPMGKEKLHVLKSLNLTIYEGEFIMIMGKSGSGKTTLMNIIGFLDRISDGTYLFKGTDVSSLSENKKSDYRNQFFGFVFQQFFLIDSLNVIQNVELPMVYQGVKKSSEKHERAKKYLDLVGLGTKLKSRATELSGGQQQRVAIARSLVNNPLLIMADEPTGALDSETGKEIMTTLSELNKEGKTIVMVTHDEDMTKYATRVIRMKDGVFVENGVTL from the coding sequence ATGGATATTGAAAAAAATGAAAAAACCCCTTTGATTGTGCTAAAGGAAATCAATAAGTATTTTCCAATGGGAAAAGAAAAACTTCATGTCCTAAAATCATTAAACCTAACGATTTATGAGGGTGAATTCATTATGATTATGGGGAAATCAGGGAGTGGTAAAACGACCTTGATGAATATTATTGGGTTTTTAGATCGCATTTCAGATGGAACGTATTTATTTAAAGGAACGGATGTGTCTTCTTTATCCGAAAATAAGAAGTCGGATTATCGCAATCAGTTCTTTGGGTTTGTTTTTCAACAGTTCTTTTTGATTGATTCTTTAAATGTCATTCAAAATGTTGAATTGCCAATGGTTTATCAAGGGGTCAAAAAAAGTAGCGAAAAACACGAACGAGCAAAAAAATATTTAGACTTAGTCGGTTTGGGAACAAAATTAAAGTCTCGTGCTACGGAGTTGTCAGGTGGACAACAGCAACGTGTAGCGATTGCAAGATCTTTAGTGAACAATCCGTTGTTGATTATGGCAGATGAGCCTACAGGAGCCTTAGATAGTGAGACAGGAAAAGAAATTATGACCACACTAAGCGAATTAAATAAAGAAGGCAAAACAATTGTCATGGTAACGCATGATGAAGATATGACAAAATACGCAACTCGAGTTATTCGAATGAAAGATGGCGTCTTTGTAGAAAATGGGGTGACTTTATGA
- the gndA gene encoding NADP-dependent phosphogluconate dehydrogenase: protein MSKQEIGVIGMAVMGKNLALNIESRGYSVSIFNRTGSKTEEVVAEHPDKKLVPTYTIEDFVASLEKPRRILIMVKAGAPTDMTIQALLPHLDKGDILIDGGNTFFKDTIRRNEELDQSGINFIGTGVSGGEEGALKGPAIMPGGQKEAYDLVAPIFEKIAAVATEDGEPCVTYIGPNGAGHYVKMVHNGIEYGDMQLIAESYALLKDVAGLTVEEAAEVFTEWNNGELDSYLMEITSDILTRKDPETGKPIVDVILDRAGNKGTGKWTSQSALDLGVPLPLITESVFARYISAMKEERVNASKVLPKPAAFKLTEEKAEFIEKIRQALYFSKIMSYAQGFAQMRIASEEYNWDLQYGEIAKIFRAGCIIRARFLQKITDAYDREPALKNLLLDEYFIEITKNYQDAVRDVVGIAVKAGVPIPTFSSAIAYYDSYRSENLPANLIQAQRDYFGAHTYERTDKEGVYHYDWYGEENK, encoded by the coding sequence ATGTCGAAACAAGAAATTGGCGTTATCGGAATGGCAGTAATGGGTAAAAACTTAGCTTTAAATATTGAAAGCAGAGGATATAGCGTTTCTATTTTTAACCGTACAGGTTCTAAAACTGAAGAAGTTGTTGCAGAGCATCCAGATAAAAAATTGGTGCCAACTTATACAATAGAAGATTTTGTGGCTTCTCTTGAAAAACCACGTCGTATTTTGATTATGGTTAAAGCAGGAGCACCAACCGATATGACGATTCAAGCGTTGTTGCCTCATTTAGATAAAGGCGATATTTTAATTGATGGAGGAAATACCTTCTTTAAAGATACAATTCGTCGTAATGAAGAGTTGGATCAATCAGGTATTAACTTTATTGGTACAGGTGTTTCAGGTGGGGAAGAAGGAGCTTTGAAAGGTCCTGCAATCATGCCTGGTGGACAAAAAGAGGCCTACGATTTAGTTGCACCTATTTTTGAAAAAATTGCAGCTGTGGCTACAGAAGATGGCGAACCATGTGTCACTTATATTGGCCCAAATGGCGCTGGTCACTATGTTAAGATGGTTCATAATGGAATTGAATATGGCGATATGCAATTGATAGCAGAGTCTTATGCACTCTTAAAAGACGTTGCGGGTTTAACTGTAGAAGAAGCAGCAGAAGTCTTCACAGAATGGAATAATGGAGAATTAGATAGTTATCTAATGGAAATTACTTCTGATATCTTAACAAGAAAAGATCCAGAAACAGGAAAACCAATTGTTGACGTGATTTTAGATCGTGCTGGAAATAAAGGAACAGGTAAATGGACGTCACAAAGTGCGTTGGATTTAGGTGTGCCACTTCCGCTAATTACAGAATCCGTATTCGCACGTTACATTTCAGCAATGAAAGAAGAACGCGTGAATGCAAGCAAAGTTCTACCAAAACCAGCTGCATTTAAATTAACAGAAGAGAAAGCAGAATTTATCGAAAAAATTCGTCAAGCGTTATACTTTAGTAAAATCATGAGCTACGCACAAGGATTTGCTCAAATGCGTATTGCAAGTGAAGAATACAACTGGGATTTACAATATGGTGAAATTGCTAAGATTTTCCGTGCAGGATGTATTATCCGTGCTCGTTTCTTACAAAAAATTACAGATGCTTATGACCGTGAGCCAGCATTGAAAAACTTGTTATTAGATGAGTATTTCATTGAGATTACGAAAAACTATCAAGATGCTGTTCGTGATGTTGTGGGAATTGCCGTTAAAGCAGGTGTTCCAATTCCAACCTTCTCATCAGCTATTGCTTATTACGATTCTTATCGTTCAGAAAACTTACCAGCGAACTTAATCCAAGCACAACGCGATTATTTTGGTGCTCATACGTATGAAAGAACGGATAAAGAAGGCGTTTATCATTATGATTGGTATGGGGAAGAAAATAAATAA
- a CDS encoding DUF4044 domain-containing protein, with the protein MKNKDIYKTSYKKKQPTKMEKITKIVVWIMLFAMIGSGVLSVVYTLFFN; encoded by the coding sequence TTGAAAAATAAAGATATCTATAAAACAAGCTATAAGAAAAAACAACCTACTAAAATGGAAAAAATAACAAAAATCGTTGTTTGGATTATGTTATTCGCAATGATAGGTTCAGGTGTACTATCCGTTGTCTATACTTTATTCTTTAACTAA
- a CDS encoding efflux RND transporter periplasmic adaptor subunit yields MKKKWIVGIVVVVVLIIGGFVVKSMMKSSTVEEAGKSAKVDDGIDYFDVPDVEQVYINGVVTPDQTESFAKNEKLGTQPEIKVNNGDIVDQGTVLFTYEDKEVTQLIEEQNNTVSRNQTKRSNTIARRDKAIASFNATPEEERTTSKSALESEYTEALATIDEDIQFSTSTIANLKEKQYVNTTAKFRGQVAIPEIKDANAPILKLTSEGYYVSGKVNEKDLAKITIDQKANIQIVPTGKTVSGKITYIDNNPPETAGAEGAADATAGAEAGMSSYLVKLALDSFEGVKNGYHVQATINLSNDPIEIPTKAIQTEGDIRYVLVNDFGSVIRREIQTGEEKGKNTVVTSGLESADKVIVSSKKKVKEGDLLEGDHSDKTDAANGNVTVEN; encoded by the coding sequence ATGAAGAAAAAGTGGATCGTTGGTATTGTGGTAGTGGTTGTATTAATTATTGGTGGATTCGTAGTAAAAAGTATGATGAAATCAAGTACAGTAGAAGAGGCTGGGAAAAGTGCTAAAGTCGATGATGGAATTGACTATTTTGACGTACCAGATGTTGAGCAAGTATACATCAATGGAGTGGTGACACCAGATCAAACAGAATCATTTGCTAAAAATGAAAAACTAGGAACACAGCCAGAAATTAAAGTAAACAATGGCGATATTGTAGATCAAGGGACGGTTTTATTTACTTATGAAGATAAAGAAGTTACCCAATTGATAGAAGAACAAAACAATACAGTAAGTAGAAATCAAACAAAACGCAGCAATACAATTGCCAGACGAGATAAAGCAATTGCTAGTTTTAATGCAACACCTGAAGAAGAACGAACAACCTCAAAAAGTGCATTAGAATCAGAATATACGGAAGCCTTAGCAACAATTGATGAAGACATTCAATTTTCAACAAGTACAATTGCTAATTTGAAAGAAAAACAATATGTGAATACAACAGCAAAATTTAGAGGACAAGTAGCCATTCCAGAAATCAAGGATGCAAATGCTCCAATTTTAAAATTAACATCTGAAGGCTATTACGTATCTGGAAAAGTAAATGAAAAAGATTTAGCGAAAATTACGATTGATCAAAAAGCCAATATTCAAATTGTTCCAACAGGTAAAACCGTAAGTGGGAAAATCACTTATATAGATAATAATCCGCCAGAAACAGCTGGAGCTGAAGGTGCTGCAGATGCTACAGCAGGTGCAGAAGCGGGTATGTCATCTTACCTAGTTAAATTAGCCTTAGATTCATTTGAAGGTGTAAAGAATGGCTACCATGTACAAGCAACCATTAATTTAAGCAACGATCCAATTGAAATTCCAACGAAAGCAATCCAAACTGAAGGGGATATTCGTTACGTATTAGTCAATGATTTTGGATCAGTGATTCGTCGTGAAATTCAAACTGGCGAAGAAAAAGGAAAAAATACAGTAGTAACATCAGGACTTGAGTCTGCTGATAAAGTGATTGTATCTTCTAAGAAAAAAGTTAAAGAAGGCGATTTACTAGAAGGCGATCATTCAGATAAAACAGATGCTGCTAATGGCAATGTTACAGTTGAAAATTAA